From one Melioribacteraceae bacterium genomic stretch:
- a CDS encoding PAS domain S-box protein has product MHIVNYTVCQTSLICLHFNQKSYLWKILIIVELIYNLSLLVSLSVLSGFIDARFKRTETTGKIFQGLLFGITAIIGMLYPFVLTEGIIFDGRTIVVSLCTLFFGPISGFISVVLAASLRFYIGGAGIIMGVLTIVEAFLVGYAFYYFKQKSSLKNVSNMQLYLLGLIVHIIMLALIFSLPSARILQVYQTIGITVIGVYPFMTLIIGKILHDQESSGQLVTYLKKSEEKFRTLVEHAFDGIYMMDDTRYTYVNERFCEITGYSKAELISKDFDFTKLLTEKSLDLVNERYLARKRGESIPLTYSIQLKRKDNAIKEVELSTASIGSKEHISVIGIMRDITERKLVEEDLKKSKERMQVLVEGTPHLFFYVQDVEGYVKYISPSVEKITGYTVEEWLGQRHWYVTDSKINDEAKRRTHMHLSGVINTDPVFVEIKHADNSHIILEVYEKPIFHESKVVGLQGVAHDVTRQKVAEDKLKELNTRLQTAIDGANIGIWDQDFTTGKVLRLGRWGEMLGYSTETINDELISWKELIHPDDYNLVEDAIVQHENMRIPEFKVEHRLRTASGDYKWILNWGRIYERDENGKPRRASGIHLDVDERKRAELELEAAKLQAERANQLKSEFLAQISHEIRSPLNAVLNFSQLLKEEFADKMHEDVKVSFSGIESASKRVIRTVDLILNMSELQLGTYEVVNRNLNLIAILSNIRKEYSNLARTKKLELRFTSNVEEAEINSDEYAVIQIFANLVDNAIKYTKEGYVEIGIDKNQTGSFKVSVTDTGIGMSKEYQEQIFEAFSQEERGYTRRFEGSGLGMSLVKNYCLLIGAEINIQSEQGKGTTFTVFLP; this is encoded by the coding sequence GTGCATATAGTAAATTATACTGTTTGCCAAACTTCTTTGATATGTTTACATTTCAATCAGAAATCTTATTTGTGGAAAATCTTGATTATAGTTGAGTTAATATACAATCTCTCCTTATTAGTATCGCTTAGCGTTCTCTCCGGGTTTATAGATGCCCGATTTAAGAGAACGGAGACCACCGGTAAAATTTTCCAAGGCTTACTTTTCGGTATAACAGCAATCATAGGAATGTTATATCCTTTCGTTTTAACTGAAGGAATAATCTTCGACGGCAGAACAATAGTTGTGAGTTTGTGCACCCTTTTCTTCGGACCGATTTCCGGTTTCATATCGGTAGTTTTAGCTGCTAGTCTCCGGTTTTATATTGGTGGTGCAGGAATAATTATGGGAGTTCTTACAATTGTTGAGGCATTTTTAGTAGGCTATGCATTTTATTATTTCAAACAAAAATCATCTCTCAAAAATGTAAGCAATATGCAGCTTTACCTATTGGGTTTAATTGTTCACATTATTATGCTTGCACTCATTTTTTCACTTCCATCAGCTAGGATTCTACAAGTCTACCAGACAATCGGAATTACTGTTATTGGTGTCTATCCTTTTATGACTTTGATTATAGGTAAAATATTACACGATCAAGAAAGCAGCGGACAATTAGTAACATACCTGAAGAAAAGTGAAGAAAAATTCAGAACACTCGTAGAGCATGCATTTGACGGAATTTACATGATGGATGATACAAGATACACATATGTAAACGAAAGATTTTGTGAGATTACTGGATATTCTAAAGCAGAGCTAATATCTAAGGATTTTGATTTTACTAAACTTTTAACAGAGAAAAGTCTTGATTTAGTTAATGAAAGATACCTTGCAAGAAAAAGGGGTGAGTCGATCCCTCTAACTTACTCAATACAATTAAAGAGAAAAGATAATGCAATAAAAGAGGTTGAGCTAAGTACCGCATCAATAGGAAGCAAAGAACATATAAGCGTGATAGGAATTATGCGCGATATTACCGAAAGGAAATTAGTAGAGGAGGACTTAAAAAAATCAAAAGAAAGGATGCAGGTACTTGTTGAAGGAACACCACACCTATTCTTTTATGTGCAGGATGTTGAAGGTTATGTAAAATACATTTCTCCTTCGGTAGAAAAAATAACGGGATATACCGTTGAAGAATGGCTTGGTCAGCGGCATTGGTATGTTACGGATTCCAAAATAAACGATGAAGCAAAAAGAAGAACCCACATGCATCTTTCCGGAGTAATAAACACTGATCCCGTTTTTGTTGAAATAAAACATGCGGATAATTCACATATCATTTTAGAGGTTTATGAGAAACCAATTTTCCATGAGAGTAAAGTTGTTGGTTTACAAGGTGTAGCACATGATGTGACTAGACAAAAAGTCGCTGAAGATAAACTTAAAGAGCTCAACACCAGACTTCAAACCGCAATTGATGGAGCTAATATTGGAATATGGGATCAAGACTTTACAACCGGTAAAGTTTTACGTTTGGGAAGATGGGGAGAAATGCTTGGTTATTCTACAGAGACTATTAATGATGAATTAATTTCGTGGAAAGAACTTATTCACCCAGATGATTATAATTTAGTTGAGGACGCGATAGTTCAACATGAAAACATGAGAATACCCGAATTTAAGGTAGAACATCGACTAAGAACCGCAAGCGGTGACTATAAATGGATATTAAATTGGGGTAGAATTTATGAACGCGATGAAAATGGAAAACCAAGAAGAGCTAGTGGAATCCATCTAGATGTTGATGAAAGAAAAAGAGCTGAACTAGAATTAGAAGCTGCAAAATTACAAGCCGAAAGAGCTAATCAACTTAAGTCGGAATTCCTTGCGCAAATTTCACATGAAATTAGAAGTCCATTGAACGCTGTATTAAACTTTTCTCAACTACTTAAAGAAGAATTTGCCGATAAGATGCATGAGGATGTAAAAGTTTCTTTCTCGGGAATTGAATCGGCAAGTAAACGAGTAATAAGAACTGTTGACTTAATTTTAAACATGTCCGAATTACAGCTTGGTACGTATGAAGTTGTAAACAGGAACTTGAATCTTATAGCCATACTTTCAAACATCAGAAAAGAATACTCGAATTTAGCTAGAACAAAAAAATTAGAATTAAGATTTACATCCAATGTCGAGGAAGCCGAAATAAACTCTGATGAATACGCTGTAATCCAGATATTTGCTAACCTGGTTGATAACGCCATTAAATACACTAAAGAAGGCTATGTTGAAATTGGCATCGACAAAAATCAAACAGGCAGTTTTAAAGTTTCGGTAACTGATACCGGAATTGGAATGTCCAAAGAATATCAGGAACAAATTTTCGAAGCATTTTCGCAAGAGGAAAGAGGTTATACAAGAAGATTTGAAGGCAGCGGACTTGGAATGTCTCTTGTTAAAAACTATTGTTTATTAATCGGTGCAGAAATTAATATTCAAAGCGAACAAGGAAAAGGAACAACTTTTACAGTATTTTTGCCTTAA
- a CDS encoding DoxX family protein — protein MSILNDIALLIFRVVISAFMMFAHGLGKFNRLFSGEEIKFFDPFGLGPTFSLSLAVLSEFIAAGLIILGIFTRLSSVTLIITMGVAAFIFHADDPFGSKEKALLFLASYVLLFLTGPGKFSLQSMIEKKTSYSNPFLKFILG, from the coding sequence ATGTCCATATTAAACGATATTGCCTTATTAATTTTTCGTGTTGTAATTTCTGCATTTATGATGTTTGCTCACGGGCTCGGTAAATTCAATCGTCTGTTTAGCGGTGAAGAAATAAAATTTTTCGATCCATTTGGTCTTGGACCAACCTTTTCGTTGAGTTTGGCAGTCCTTTCGGAATTCATAGCAGCAGGATTAATTATTCTAGGAATCTTTACCAGATTAAGCTCGGTAACTTTAATTATTACTATGGGAGTAGCAGCTTTCATTTTTCATGCGGATGATCCATTTGGAAGTAAAGAAAAAGCTTTGTTGTTTTTAGCAAGTTATGTTTTATTATTCTTAACCGGTCCGGGAAAATTTTCTTTGCAATCGATGATTGAGAAAAAAACATCTTATTCAAATCCATTTCTGAAATTTATTCTCGGTTAG
- a CDS encoding sodium:solute symporter family protein — MLLQTIDWIAIVAFMLLALLIGIWSTKRAGKNSSEYFLSGRNMPWYVLGVSMVATTFSIDTPNLVSDITRQNGIAGNWVWWAFLLTGMLTVFVYAKLWRRSDVMTDVEFYEIRYSGKPAAFLRGFRALYLGMFFNIVIMASVTLAAIKVGNVMLNLTPLEVILIAGGVTVIYSSLGGLLGVLITDFILFILAMFGSITAAYVAVSLPEIGSLSNLLSHPNVIGKLDLIPDFNNWELALTVFIIPIAVQWWSVWYPGSEPGGGGYIAQRMLAAKNEKHAVGATLFFNFAHYALRPWPWIIVALASLIVFPELSMIKEALPHIDDSIIKHDMAYPAMLTLLPSGLLGLVIASLIAAYMSTMSTSLNWGSSYVVNDFYRRFLKPQASEKELVFVGRISTIVMMIIASSFALFLESALNAFNVLLQIGAGTGLLFILRWFWWRINAYSELTAMVVSFLIALFFLFLGNYHNEQINLLVENGIDRETAAMQIGALKSYQELVIGVIITTFSWIIVTLITKPADESKLLSFYKLVRPGGIGWKKVIEKAESNGEIFSTDETKSHLPLGILAMFLGVIAVYGLLMSIGYWLYSQYLIAIILTIVVIICSVIILKLWPKLND, encoded by the coding sequence ATGCTTCTTCAAACTATAGATTGGATTGCAATTGTTGCATTTATGCTGCTTGCGTTGTTGATTGGTATTTGGTCAACTAAAAGAGCAGGTAAAAACTCTTCGGAATATTTTCTTTCCGGACGAAATATGCCTTGGTATGTTCTCGGCGTATCTATGGTTGCAACAACATTCTCAATTGACACACCAAATTTAGTGTCCGATATAACTCGACAAAACGGTATAGCCGGTAATTGGGTTTGGTGGGCATTTCTTTTAACCGGGATGTTGACTGTTTTTGTCTATGCAAAGCTTTGGCGAAGATCCGATGTTATGACTGATGTTGAATTTTATGAAATACGCTACAGCGGCAAACCTGCTGCATTTCTAAGAGGATTTCGTGCATTATATCTTGGAATGTTTTTCAACATTGTCATAATGGCTTCAGTAACTTTGGCAGCTATTAAAGTTGGTAATGTGATGTTAAATCTTACTCCGCTTGAAGTCATTTTAATAGCCGGCGGTGTTACAGTTATTTATAGTTCACTTGGCGGGTTGCTTGGCGTACTTATAACAGATTTTATTTTATTTATACTGGCAATGTTTGGATCAATTACTGCCGCATATGTTGCAGTCAGTTTACCTGAGATCGGTAGTCTCTCAAATTTATTATCTCATCCAAATGTAATTGGAAAGCTTGATTTAATTCCCGACTTCAATAATTGGGAATTAGCTCTGACGGTTTTCATTATACCAATAGCAGTTCAATGGTGGTCTGTTTGGTATCCCGGATCCGAGCCGGGCGGCGGTGGATATATTGCACAAAGAATGCTTGCTGCTAAAAATGAAAAACATGCAGTCGGTGCAACATTATTTTTTAATTTTGCTCACTATGCTTTACGTCCATGGCCGTGGATAATTGTTGCGTTAGCTTCGTTAATTGTCTTTCCCGAATTGAGTATGATCAAAGAAGCTTTACCTCATATTGATGATTCTATAATAAAACATGATATGGCATATCCCGCAATGTTAACATTATTGCCAAGCGGTTTACTAGGATTAGTTATAGCTTCTCTAATTGCCGCATATATGTCAACAATGTCAACAAGTTTGAATTGGGGATCTTCTTACGTTGTTAATGATTTTTATAGAAGATTCTTAAAACCACAAGCCAGTGAAAAGGAATTAGTTTTTGTAGGAAGAATCTCCACAATAGTAATGATGATAATAGCGAGTTCATTCGCATTGTTTTTGGAAAGCGCGTTAAACGCTTTCAATGTTCTGCTTCAAATTGGTGCCGGAACAGGTTTGCTTTTTATTCTTAGATGGTTCTGGTGGAGAATAAATGCTTACAGCGAATTAACCGCGATGGTTGTTTCTTTCTTAATTGCGTTATTCTTTTTGTTCTTAGGTAACTATCATAATGAGCAAATTAACTTGCTCGTTGAAAATGGAATCGATAGAGAAACCGCAGCTATGCAAATCGGTGCTTTAAAAAGTTATCAGGAGTTAGTGATAGGTGTGATCATTACTACGTTCTCATGGATTATTGTAACATTAATTACAAAACCGGCTGATGAATCGAAACTTTTAAGTTTCTATAAACTTGTTAGACCAGGCGGAATTGGCTGGAAGAAAGTCATTGAGAAAGCAGAAAGTAACGGGGAAATATTTTCAACTGATGAAACAAAATCTCATTTGCCTTTAGGAATTTTAGCGATGTTTCTTGGTGTTATTGCAGTTTATGGATTATTGATGTCTATAGGTTATTGGTTATATTCACAATATCTTATTGCCATTATTCTAACAATTGTTGTAATTATTTGTTCTGTAATTATTCTTAAGCTTTGGCCAAAGTTGAATGATTAA
- a CDS encoding DUF72 domain-containing protein: MKNLYVGTAGWSYKDWIGSFYPKAQSSDFNWLEYYSQFFNCVEVNSSYYTYIDPKTVKSWLTHISDKTDFVFTIKLHQDFTHKKNSTNENIKAVKLVLDQLSDEGKLAGLLIQFPYSFSLDKANANHLKKLVDTFAEYEKFIEVRHKSWFIDRFFEFVRSNKSSLCVIDQPMLGKAVDFQPNVIGDNLYLRFHGRNEKAWSQSIKNFGNKQNYEQQSARYDYLYSPGELIEMDQKLKEVIDTVNKVIVIMNNHPHGNAVANALELLHMLSDKMKVNVPENTLKAYPRLKKIL; this comes from the coding sequence ATGAAAAATCTATATGTCGGAACAGCAGGTTGGTCATACAAAGATTGGATCGGAAGTTTCTATCCGAAAGCACAATCAAGTGATTTTAATTGGCTGGAATATTATTCTCAATTTTTTAATTGTGTAGAAGTTAACTCAAGTTATTATACTTATATCGATCCAAAGACTGTTAAGAGTTGGTTAACTCATATTTCCGACAAAACTGATTTTGTGTTTACAATTAAACTTCATCAAGATTTTACTCATAAAAAAAATTCCACAAACGAAAATATTAAAGCCGTTAAACTTGTTTTAGATCAACTCTCAGACGAAGGAAAATTAGCCGGACTTTTAATTCAATTTCCCTATTCATTTTCTCTTGATAAAGCAAATGCAAATCACCTTAAAAAGTTAGTTGATACTTTTGCCGAATATGAAAAGTTTATTGAAGTAAGACATAAGTCGTGGTTTATCGATCGCTTTTTTGAGTTTGTCAGATCAAATAAATCTTCGTTATGTGTTATTGATCAACCTATGTTGGGTAAAGCAGTTGATTTCCAACCTAACGTTATAGGTGATAATTTATATTTACGTTTTCATGGACGAAACGAAAAAGCTTGGAGTCAGTCAATTAAAAATTTTGGTAATAAACAGAATTATGAACAGCAAAGCGCGCGATATGATTATCTTTATTCACCCGGAGAGTTAATTGAAATGGATCAAAAACTGAAAGAAGTTATTGATACGGTAAACAAAGTTATTGTTATTATGAATAATCATCCGCATGGCAATGCTGTTGCAAATGCACTTGAGTTATTACACATGTTGAGTGATAAAATGAAAGTTAATGTACCGGAGAATACTCTTAAAGCTTATCCGAGATTGAAGAAGATTTTGTAG
- a CDS encoding NYN domain-containing protein yields the protein MRTIIYIDGFNFYYGAVKNTPYKWLDFKSLFQKLLASHNQIVQIKYFTALVSGKYNSQKPIKQQTFLRALKEYIPEIEIYYGHFLTHEVYVPLAKPENDKRTVKIIKTEEKGSDVNISVHLLNDAWLNNYDCAVVVSNDSDLAESMKLVKVHHPDKTLGLVMPGKGHPSKELMQHADFVKRVRTGVLKSSQLPHQIPKTSIVKPKDW from the coding sequence ATGAGAACAATAATTTATATTGATGGCTTCAATTTTTATTACGGTGCTGTTAAAAACACTCCTTACAAATGGCTTGATTTCAAATCCCTTTTTCAAAAATTACTTGCTTCTCATAATCAGATCGTTCAAATAAAATATTTTACAGCGCTGGTCTCCGGGAAATACAATTCACAAAAACCAATTAAACAACAGACATTTTTGCGGGCATTAAAAGAATACATTCCTGAGATAGAAATTTATTATGGTCACTTTTTAACTCATGAAGTCTATGTTCCTTTGGCAAAGCCTGAGAACGATAAGCGAACTGTCAAGATTATAAAAACTGAAGAAAAGGGTTCGGACGTTAATATCTCAGTTCATCTACTCAACGATGCATGGTTAAATAATTATGATTGTGCAGTTGTAGTATCAAATGATAGTGATTTAGCTGAGTCAATGAAACTAGTTAAAGTTCACCATCCTGATAAAACGCTTGGCTTAGTTATGCCAGGCAAAGGTCATCCTTCCAAAGAACTAATGCAGCACGCCGATTTTGTAAAACGAGTTAGAACTGGTGTTCTTAAATCTTCTCAGCTTCCACATCAAATACCAAAAACAAGTATTGTAAAACCAAAAGATTGGTAG
- the dinB gene encoding DNA polymerase IV: MKTIFHLDMDAFFVSVERNLDPSLEGKPVIVGGSPKSGRGVVAACSYEARAYGLHSAMPIKTAYRLCPHGEYIRGHGKEYSRYSKAVKRILEKYFPTVERASIDEFYLDFTGCEKMYGHPEEFAKKVQSEIWHQLHLPCSIGISSNKSVSKIASDYRKPKGITFVPHGKEKEFLAPLPIEKVPGIGKATFPLLRSRGFKTVGDIANAPQDYLTTLLGKYGIALWEKANGEGSTHFSTDHERKSISKETTFGEDIVNKEKIESILFELVEEACQLLRNENWQTSTVSIKLRYSDFVTWTRSKSLQATDDDKTIYNVAVDLFRKAYTRRVGVRLIGIHLSKLEHFTEQELLFEDEETIRKRMLRAVMKIRDKFGFDVIHMGRNV; the protein is encoded by the coding sequence ATGAAAACAATATTTCACTTAGATATGGACGCATTTTTTGTTTCGGTTGAACGAAATTTAGATCCTTCACTAGAAGGTAAGCCGGTTATTGTCGGCGGTAGTCCTAAAAGTGGGCGCGGAGTTGTGGCTGCATGCAGCTACGAAGCACGTGCTTACGGACTTCATTCTGCAATGCCAATTAAAACTGCTTATCGATTATGTCCGCATGGAGAATATATTCGCGGGCATGGTAAAGAATACAGCCGTTACTCAAAAGCTGTTAAAAGAATTTTAGAAAAATATTTCCCAACTGTTGAACGTGCTTCTATTGATGAGTTTTATCTTGATTTTACCGGTTGTGAAAAAATGTACGGTCATCCCGAAGAGTTTGCAAAAAAAGTACAGAGCGAAATTTGGCATCAGCTTCATCTTCCGTGTTCTATTGGGATTTCAAGTAATAAATCGGTTTCAAAAATTGCATCTGATTATAGAAAACCGAAAGGAATAACTTTTGTCCCGCATGGAAAGGAAAAAGAATTTTTAGCGCCTCTCCCAATTGAAAAAGTACCCGGTATTGGAAAGGCAACTTTCCCACTCTTACGTTCACGGGGATTTAAGACAGTCGGTGATATTGCAAACGCTCCACAAGATTATCTTACAACTTTACTGGGCAAATACGGCATTGCACTTTGGGAAAAAGCCAACGGAGAAGGAAGTACACATTTTTCAACCGACCACGAACGTAAAAGTATTTCGAAAGAGACAACTTTTGGCGAAGATATTGTTAATAAAGAGAAAATCGAATCCATTCTTTTTGAATTGGTAGAAGAAGCATGTCAATTACTGCGAAACGAAAATTGGCAGACTTCAACCGTTTCTATAAAACTGCGCTATTCGGATTTTGTAACGTGGACTCGCTCTAAATCATTACAAGCAACGGATGACGATAAAACAATTTATAATGTAGCGGTTGATCTTTTCCGCAAGGCATATACACGCAGAGTTGGTGTGAGACTTATAGGAATTCACTTAAGCAAGCTTGAACATTTTACAGAACAAGAATTACTCTTTGAAGACGAAGAAACAATTAGAAAAAGAATGCTGAGAGCAGTAATGAAAATCCGCGACAAGTTTGGCTTTGATGTAATCCATATGGGCAGAAATGTTTGA
- a CDS encoding PHP domain-containing protein produces MITLHTHSNYSLLQGTIPIEELISFAKKDGNQYVALTDTNAMYGLIQFAKLAQEENIKPILGALIDDPIDKNLSAIFLAKNNTGYSHLCKIITTRKLKDDFRLTDLFIEPLENLFIITSSIELLKRIKLTDQLRSNLFVELIITSNQKRRTRELYDFARTKKLQIVATHPAYFLKKDDFILHKTVTAIRLNTTIDNLSKDELVDEEYHLKTSDELKQEWRSLPEALWNAERIAKNCNVDLEFSKYKFPVFPLPSTETAFSFLWKISFHGLEKRYQPITEQAVKRLQYELEVIDEMGFCDYFLIVWDIIREAKNRGVMHIGRGSAANSLVSYCLGFTEVDPIKYNFYFERFLNRGRFSPPDVDLDFSWKERDEIIKYVFDKYGYNKVAMISTMVTFRARSAFREVAKVFGISQNEISTYSKFIPWTSAKNLDKLSEKFPESKSLNFENEPWKTIIKIASKLSRFPRHLSIHPSGIVITKEPITNYLALEYAKNKGLGLIITQPDMYPIEDYGLIKIDLLSQRSIGVFKDAMNTINNNFSDDVKIEDVEPAKKNLYLIKTKNPPTTI; encoded by the coding sequence ATGATAACACTACACACACATTCAAATTACTCTTTGCTTCAAGGGACAATTCCTATTGAAGAACTTATTTCTTTTGCAAAGAAAGATGGGAATCAATACGTCGCCTTAACGGACACAAATGCGATGTACGGACTTATTCAATTTGCTAAACTTGCTCAAGAAGAAAATATCAAACCAATACTTGGTGCATTGATTGATGATCCGATTGATAAGAATTTATCTGCAATTTTTCTTGCAAAAAACAATACGGGTTATTCGCATCTTTGTAAAATTATCACTACAAGAAAATTAAAAGACGATTTCCGCTTAACCGATTTATTTATCGAACCACTCGAAAATTTGTTCATAATTACATCATCTATCGAACTTCTTAAGCGAATCAAATTAACAGACCAACTTCGCTCAAATTTATTTGTTGAGCTAATCATCACATCAAATCAGAAACGAAGAACGCGTGAACTTTATGATTTTGCAAGAACAAAAAAATTGCAGATAGTTGCTACACATCCAGCTTATTTCTTAAAGAAAGATGATTTTATTCTGCATAAAACTGTCACTGCCATCAGACTTAATACCACAATCGATAATCTCAGCAAAGATGAACTGGTTGATGAAGAGTATCACCTGAAAACCAGCGATGAATTAAAACAAGAATGGCGGTCCTTGCCCGAAGCATTATGGAATGCCGAACGAATTGCTAAAAATTGTAATGTTGATTTAGAGTTTAGTAAATATAAGTTCCCCGTTTTTCCACTTCCCTCAACGGAAACTGCTTTCTCGTTTTTATGGAAAATATCATTCCATGGATTGGAGAAAAGATATCAACCAATTACAGAACAAGCTGTTAAGCGATTGCAATACGAGTTGGAAGTTATCGACGAAATGGGTTTTTGCGATTACTTTTTGATTGTGTGGGATATAATTCGTGAAGCAAAAAATCGCGGTGTTATGCATATCGGAAGAGGTTCTGCAGCTAATAGTTTGGTTTCATATTGCCTTGGTTTCACAGAGGTCGACCCAATTAAATACAATTTTTATTTTGAAAGATTTCTAAACCGCGGAAGATTTTCTCCGCCGGATGTTGATCTTGATTTTTCTTGGAAAGAGCGCGACGAAATCATAAAGTATGTTTTTGATAAATATGGCTATAATAAGGTTGCAATGATTTCAACTATGGTAACATTCAGGGCGCGGTCTGCTTTTCGTGAAGTTGCAAAAGTATTCGGAATTTCACAAAACGAAATTTCTACTTATAGTAAATTCATACCTTGGACAAGCGCAAAGAATCTTGATAAACTTTCTGAAAAATTTCCCGAATCAAAATCGCTCAACTTTGAAAACGAACCGTGGAAAACAATTATAAAAATTGCATCAAAGTTATCTCGTTTTCCTCGTCATTTAAGCATTCATCCTTCGGGAATTGTAATCACTAAAGAACCAATTACAAATTATCTTGCGTTGGAATATGCAAAAAACAAGGGACTCGGATTAATTATTACGCAACCGGATATGTATCCAATCGAGGATTATGGATTAATAAAAATTGATTTATTAAGTCAACGCTCAATCGGTGTGTTCAAGGACGCGATGAATACAATCAACAATAATTTTAGTGATGATGTGAAAATCGAAGATGTTGAACCGGCGAAGAAGAACTTATATTTGATTAAAACAAAAAACCCGCCTACAACTATTTGA
- the serC gene encoding 3-phosphoserine/phosphohydroxythreonine transaminase: MSNRIYNFSAGPAILPEEVLREAQEDMLSYKGTGMNVMEMSHRGKVYDGIFKGAEADLRKLLNISDDYAILFLQGGATLQFSMVPLNLMPPKNKADYIVTGTWAKKAVKEAKRVGTVNIAGSTEAEKFVRLPKQEELKLDPDASYVHYTSNNTIFGTQYKTEPEVGSVPLVCDTSSDMLHKKIDVNKYALIYAGAQKNMGPAGVALVIIRKDMLERSSDSLHTYLNYKVHVEGESLYNTPATYSVYIMGLVYKWLLNLGGLDKMYEINKEKAAILYDYIDGSDGYYKGTVVKEDRSLMNVTYRLPSEELEKKFIAEASEKGFSGLKGHRSVGGIRASIYNAFPTKGVAALVEFMKDFKKNN, translated from the coding sequence ATGTCAAACAGAATTTATAATTTCAGCGCGGGTCCCGCAATATTACCCGAAGAAGTTTTACGAGAAGCACAAGAAGATATGCTAAGTTACAAAGGCACCGGAATGAATGTTATGGAAATGAGTCACCGTGGAAAAGTATATGACGGAATTTTCAAAGGTGCCGAAGCTGATTTAAGAAAGTTATTAAACATCAGTGATGATTATGCAATATTGTTTTTACAAGGCGGAGCTACTCTCCAATTTTCTATGGTTCCGTTAAACTTAATGCCTCCCAAAAACAAAGCCGACTATATTGTAACCGGTACATGGGCAAAGAAAGCAGTTAAAGAAGCAAAACGAGTCGGTACCGTTAATATTGCCGGTTCAACCGAAGCAGAAAAGTTTGTTAGACTTCCTAAACAAGAAGAATTGAAGTTAGATCCGGATGCATCATATGTTCACTATACTTCCAACAATACAATTTTCGGAACACAATACAAGACTGAACCGGAAGTCGGTTCTGTACCTTTAGTTTGTGATACTTCTTCCGATATGCTTCACAAAAAAATTGATGTAAACAAATATGCTTTAATCTATGCGGGCGCTCAGAAGAATATGGGTCCTGCCGGTGTTGCTCTTGTAATTATTAGAAAAGATATGCTTGAAAGAAGTTCGGATTCACTTCATACTTATCTCAATTATAAAGTTCATGTTGAAGGCGAATCACTTTACAATACTCCCGCAACTTATTCGGTTTATATAATGGGATTGGTTTACAAGTGGTTATTAAATCTTGGCGGGTTAGATAAGATGTATGAAATCAATAAAGAAAAAGCAGCCATTCTTTATGATTATATAGACGGAAGCGACGGATATTATAAAGGTACAGTTGTAAAAGAAGACAGATCTTTAATGAACGTAACATATCGTTTGCCTTCGGAAGAATTAGAAAAGAAATTTATTGCCGAAGCTTCAGAAAAAGGGTTCAGCGGATTGAAAGGTCACAGATCTGTCGGCGGAATTCGTGCATCAATTTATAATGCATTCCCAACAAAAGGCGTTGCAGCGCTTGTCGAATTCATGAAAGATTTTAAGAAAAATAATTAA